From one Candidatus Alcyoniella australis genomic stretch:
- a CDS encoding Ig domain-containing protein, with protein MRKQASLAILTLVAAMGLGLVGCASDPDLLSSDFKIRDQFLSAAHPGERYERGIVAKGGLEPYREWQLVLGALPEGIKVEDTSGVLYGTPGEAEGIYPFLVKAQDASHNPDVDVSAMVLQVISQGSGPLYRRSCEIETDYWAEHAPSGLSLSSVEGGDRQYTDYNAAGRLSGLYLAAAAWRRTIIQQDPDQDSQGAIDALSTTLGALHALLQITGEPGLLASGFERDSIQLLCCDDLADPDCDADFLCGEGVPEGHAGQGDYAGYHWIGDAGRDTYSAVIFGLTVAYDAVQNQPGKERIALDMAALLDRIWQGNLRIIDVDGEPTSLGNVSGTNPDEDSRRALAALAWHRAAWYVTGEQRFEQRYFELLDDRDYRRIVTGPTDIYSGYDTDFSEALDCALNLYLLLSVEQDDELRQIYSNTFNHSFWTSETGFRRGDAERNPLATLMIVDRLDYWPDAPLYAGWSQLARFPAAPLENFAVDLGGNVDVDPDMPGWAADALWIDQRPPAQFAWADNPYLLQRGADDGRRFSGVDFQLAYWLGRYSGMVLAQW; from the coding sequence TTGAGAAAACAAGCATCTTTAGCGATTCTGACCCTGGTTGCGGCCATGGGCTTGGGGTTGGTCGGCTGCGCCTCGGACCCGGATCTATTGTCCAGCGATTTTAAAATACGCGACCAATTTCTCAGTGCTGCGCATCCTGGCGAGCGTTACGAGCGCGGGATCGTCGCCAAGGGCGGCCTGGAGCCGTATCGCGAATGGCAATTGGTGCTCGGCGCGTTGCCCGAGGGGATCAAGGTCGAGGATACCAGCGGCGTGCTCTATGGAACGCCCGGCGAGGCCGAGGGGATCTACCCGTTTCTAGTCAAGGCCCAGGATGCGTCCCACAATCCGGATGTCGACGTATCGGCGATGGTGCTGCAGGTGATTTCACAGGGCTCCGGGCCGTTGTATCGGCGATCGTGCGAGATCGAGACCGACTATTGGGCAGAGCACGCGCCCTCGGGATTATCTTTAAGCAGCGTTGAGGGCGGCGACCGACAATACACTGATTACAATGCGGCGGGACGTCTCAGCGGGCTGTACCTGGCGGCCGCGGCCTGGCGCCGGACAATTATCCAGCAAGACCCGGACCAGGATTCGCAGGGCGCAATCGACGCCCTGTCCACCACCCTTGGCGCGCTGCACGCGCTGCTGCAGATCACCGGCGAGCCCGGGCTGCTGGCCTCGGGGTTCGAGCGCGACTCGATACAGCTTTTATGTTGTGACGACCTGGCCGACCCGGATTGCGACGCTGATTTCCTCTGCGGCGAGGGAGTGCCCGAGGGGCACGCGGGCCAGGGCGATTACGCGGGGTATCACTGGATCGGCGACGCAGGGCGCGATACCTACAGCGCGGTGATCTTCGGCCTGACCGTTGCCTACGACGCGGTACAGAACCAGCCGGGCAAGGAGCGCATTGCCCTGGATATGGCCGCGCTGCTCGACCGCATCTGGCAAGGCAATCTGCGAATTATCGACGTGGACGGCGAGCCGACCAGTCTGGGCAACGTCTCGGGAACCAACCCGGACGAGGATTCGCGCCGCGCACTGGCCGCGTTGGCCTGGCATCGCGCCGCCTGGTACGTCACCGGCGAGCAGCGGTTTGAACAGCGCTACTTCGAGCTGCTCGACGATCGCGACTACCGCCGGATCGTCACCGGCCCGACCGACATCTACAGCGGCTACGACACCGACTTTTCCGAGGCGTTGGACTGCGCGCTGAATCTCTACCTGCTGCTGAGCGTGGAGCAGGACGACGAGCTGCGGCAGATCTACTCCAACACCTTCAACCATTCGTTCTGGACTTCCGAGACCGGCTTTCGCCGCGGCGACGCGGAGCGCAATCCGCTGGCAACGCTGATGATCGTCGATCGACTCGACTACTGGCCTGACGCGCCGCTGTATGCGGGCTGGAGCCAATTGGCGCGCTTCCCCGCAGCACCGCTGGAGAACTTCGCGGTCGATCTTGGCGGCAATGTCGATGTTGACCCGGATATGCCCGGCTGGGCCGCGGACGCGCTGTGGATCGACCAGCGTCCTCCCGCGCAGTTCGCCTGGGCCGACAATCCCTATCTGCTCCAGCGCGGGGCTGACGATGGCCGCAGGTTCAGCGGGGTCGACTTCCAGCTCGCCTACTGGTTGGGACGCTATAGCGGCATGGTGCTCGCGCAGTGGTGA
- a CDS encoding outer membrane lipoprotein-sorting protein, which translates to MNRSFPAILIVLVLCLGAIQSAVSQDLDVKEIIRRSNDLLRGEKSYSELLMKVETPRWTRNYVMRCWTQGTERALIVISKPEKDNGSAFLKLGRQMWQYVPRVDKVIKIPPSAMLQSWMGSDFTNDDLARADSIVVDYEHMLLGREQVDGADCYKIQSIPHEDAPVVWGKVLSWIDVDSFILRRGEFYDEDGPLVKRMTSVDIRQIQGRWVSMKQVMINLADPGHSTTLIFNNIDFDTPMPAGVFDLNQIKLPR; encoded by the coding sequence ATGAACCGCTCCTTCCCGGCTATCCTAATCGTCCTGGTTCTCTGTCTTGGCGCAATCCAATCCGCTGTATCCCAGGACCTGGACGTCAAGGAGATCATCCGCCGCTCAAACGATCTGCTGCGCGGCGAGAAGAGCTATTCCGAGCTGTTGATGAAGGTCGAAACTCCGCGCTGGACCCGCAACTATGTGATGCGCTGCTGGACCCAGGGCACTGAGAGGGCCTTGATCGTGATCAGTAAACCCGAGAAGGACAACGGCTCGGCGTTCCTCAAGCTGGGTCGCCAGATGTGGCAGTACGTTCCGCGCGTGGATAAGGTGATCAAAATTCCGCCCTCGGCCATGCTGCAATCGTGGATGGGCTCGGACTTCACCAACGACGATCTGGCGCGCGCCGATTCGATCGTCGTTGACTACGAGCACATGTTGCTGGGCCGCGAGCAGGTCGACGGCGCGGACTGCTATAAAATTCAATCGATCCCGCACGAGGACGCGCCGGTCGTCTGGGGCAAGGTGCTCAGCTGGATCGACGTCGATTCGTTCATCCTGCGCCGCGGCGAGTTCTACGACGAGGACGGCCCGCTGGTCAAACGCATGACCTCGGTCGACATCCGCCAAATCCAGGGCCGCTGGGTCTCGATGAAACAGGTAATGATCAACCTCGCCGATCCGGGTCACAGCACCACGCTGATTTTCAACAACATCGACTTCGACACGCCGATGCCTGCCGGCGTATTCGACCTCAACCAGATCAAGCTCCCGCGCTGA
- a CDS encoding ABC transporter permease: MSTLLKIAWRNLGRNKRRTLLTLSSVAFASILLTFMMALQAGSYGDMIDNACRMRTGHMQVQQVEYLSDPSIEKTVLEPDKVLAVAESIDHVIAVAPRAEAGVLVSHGEKSTGGLVTGIDPLREARLTTISSLIKEGELFAAGEQDKAVVGKDLAQNLDAKIGDEIVLIGQAADGSIAAGRYTICGLISSGMPELDSVQLFIELGGMQDAFWLYAQLPDPSSADPDGYRQVPAAHNVALLLDDYKQIDRVKAEMLSRLATEGNEYSDATVRDWGEILPGLKQGIALDMGSGAIMYLILLIVVAFGVMNTFVMIAFERVKEFGVLMAMGMRTRSLAIMMMIESTMLTLLGLVLGQIIGGLISAYFGHVGIPLGEMAEYAQQYGMTGSMHPKPTLLVFAISSASVLIVSLLSALYPAWRVTRFKPVEALRHV; this comes from the coding sequence ATGTCCACGCTGCTCAAGATCGCCTGGCGCAACCTCGGACGCAACAAACGCCGCACCCTGCTCACGCTGAGCTCCGTGGCTTTCGCCTCGATCTTACTGACGTTCATGATGGCGCTGCAGGCCGGCTCCTACGGCGACATGATCGACAACGCCTGCCGGATGCGCACCGGACACATGCAGGTCCAGCAAGTCGAATACCTCAGCGACCCGTCCATCGAGAAGACCGTACTGGAACCCGACAAGGTGCTGGCCGTGGCCGAATCGATCGATCACGTGATCGCCGTTGCGCCGCGGGCCGAGGCCGGAGTGCTGGTCAGCCACGGCGAAAAGTCCACCGGCGGCCTAGTCACGGGCATCGATCCGTTGCGCGAGGCCCGGCTGACCACGATCAGTTCGCTGATCAAGGAAGGCGAGCTGTTCGCCGCAGGCGAGCAGGACAAGGCGGTGGTGGGCAAGGACCTTGCGCAAAACCTCGATGCAAAAATCGGCGACGAGATCGTGCTCATCGGTCAGGCGGCCGACGGCTCGATTGCAGCCGGCCGTTACACTATCTGCGGGCTGATCTCCTCGGGCATGCCCGAGCTGGATTCGGTGCAGTTGTTCATCGAGCTTGGCGGCATGCAGGACGCGTTCTGGCTCTACGCCCAGCTTCCCGACCCGAGCAGCGCCGATCCCGACGGCTACCGTCAAGTCCCGGCGGCGCACAACGTTGCGCTGCTGCTCGACGACTACAAGCAGATCGACCGGGTCAAGGCCGAGATGCTCTCGCGACTGGCGACCGAGGGGAATGAATACAGCGACGCCACGGTACGCGATTGGGGCGAGATCCTCCCCGGCCTCAAACAGGGCATCGCGCTGGACATGGGCTCGGGCGCGATCATGTACCTGATCCTGCTGATCGTCGTGGCTTTCGGCGTGATGAACACCTTTGTGATGATCGCCTTCGAGCGCGTCAAGGAGTTCGGCGTACTGATGGCGATGGGCATGCGCACCCGCTCGCTGGCAATAATGATGATGATCGAATCGACCATGCTGACCCTGCTGGGGTTGGTGCTGGGTCAGATCATCGGCGGATTGATTTCCGCCTACTTCGGCCACGTGGGCATCCCGCTGGGTGAGATGGCCGAATACGCCCAGCAGTACGGCATGACCGGATCGATGCATCCCAAGCCCACGCTGCTGGTCTTCGCCATCAGCAGCGCGTCGGTGCTGATCGTCTCGTTGCTTTCCGCCCTCTACCCGGCCTGGCGCGTCACGCGCTTTAAGCCGGTCGAAGCGCTGAGGCACGTCTGA
- a CDS encoding ABC transporter permease, translating into MNIGLWVRIGSRNIMRNKRRSLIMLMAMTIGLAGVIWFMGFMNAWLDQMVDNVIRSGNGQMQIKAQGAFERAGSTVGFDPQPALDVLEQHPELKAAQRVRGRGLLVGPNKSWPIQVVGIDPPAEKQVSDWPQGELEGEYLKYDDHGKMLVGRKMVRRFDTRVGKKLVLYSQSMDASEDFGSGAFRIKGVYRSNSPELDDSTVFIALPEAQSLFSLAGQVSEIAIIGAQDELLAQTVDELRPAIEAAGLEIKSWRELSPMIVQMIEFSDKMMWIFYLVIFIAMAFGIINVLLIAVLERRREFGVLRALGTPPQGLSFSIIFESLSLALLACLIGDAIGVLSVHYFHVHGLDLSYLAEGMEYVGMSAIVFFRVTVVDVLVADAMLLLIVLLASIYPAVKARRGRPAELLRS; encoded by the coding sequence ATGAACATCGGGCTGTGGGTACGGATCGGTTCGCGCAACATCATGCGCAACAAACGCCGCTCGCTGATCATGCTGATGGCGATGACCATCGGGCTGGCCGGCGTGATCTGGTTCATGGGCTTCATGAACGCCTGGCTCGATCAGATGGTCGACAACGTGATCCGCTCGGGAAACGGCCAAATGCAGATCAAGGCCCAGGGCGCGTTCGAGCGCGCCGGCAGCACTGTGGGCTTCGATCCGCAGCCGGCGCTGGACGTGCTCGAGCAACATCCCGAGCTCAAAGCGGCTCAGCGCGTGCGCGGCCGTGGCCTGCTGGTCGGCCCAAACAAGAGCTGGCCGATCCAGGTGGTGGGGATCGACCCCCCTGCCGAAAAACAGGTCTCGGATTGGCCGCAAGGCGAGCTCGAGGGCGAATACCTCAAGTACGACGACCACGGAAAAATGCTGGTCGGCCGCAAGATGGTCCGCCGTTTCGACACCCGCGTGGGCAAAAAGCTGGTGCTGTACTCGCAGAGCATGGACGCAAGCGAGGACTTCGGCTCGGGAGCTTTCCGCATTAAGGGCGTCTATCGATCCAACTCGCCGGAGCTGGACGACAGCACGGTGTTCATCGCCCTGCCCGAGGCCCAATCGCTGTTCAGTCTCGCGGGCCAGGTCTCCGAAATCGCAATCATCGGCGCGCAAGATGAGCTGCTCGCGCAGACCGTGGACGAGCTGCGTCCGGCCATCGAGGCTGCGGGGCTCGAGATCAAGTCCTGGCGCGAGCTGTCGCCGATGATCGTCCAGATGATCGAGTTTTCCGACAAAATGATGTGGATCTTCTACCTGGTGATTTTCATCGCCATGGCCTTCGGCATAATCAACGTGCTGCTGATCGCGGTGCTCGAACGCCGCCGGGAGTTCGGCGTACTGCGCGCCCTGGGCACACCGCCCCAGGGCCTGAGCTTTTCGATCATCTTCGAATCGCTGAGCCTGGCGCTGCTGGCCTGCCTGATCGGCGACGCCATCGGCGTACTATCGGTCCACTACTTCCACGTCCACGGCCTGGACCTCTCGTATTTGGCCGAGGGCATGGAGTACGTGGGGATGAGCGCGATCGTCTTTTTCCGCGTCACGGTCGTCGACGTGCTGGTCGCCGACGCGATGCTGCTGTTGATCGTGCTGCTGGCAAGCATCTATCCGGCTGTTAAAGCCCGCCGCGGCCGTCCGGCCGAGCTATTGAGGAGCTGA
- a CDS encoding ABC transporter ATP-binding protein: MAIVQCNKVEKKYDGGAGAVLALREIDLTIEPGEFTAIAGPSGSGKTTLLNLIGALDTPTSGTLIVAGQELSGLKESQLSKLRLHSIGFIFQYYNLVPVLSALENVEFVMLLQGVPRETRHAKSRELLERVGLAELIQRRPSDMSGGQQQRVAVARAIAANPELVLADEPTANLDQATGASLLDLMAELNRNEGTTFIFSSHDPMVMERSHRLVTLRDGAIIEDERRE; encoded by the coding sequence ATGGCGATAGTCCAATGTAATAAGGTCGAGAAGAAGTACGACGGCGGAGCCGGCGCCGTGCTGGCGCTCAGGGAGATCGACCTCACGATCGAACCCGGCGAGTTCACCGCCATCGCCGGACCCTCGGGCTCGGGCAAGACCACGCTGCTCAACCTGATCGGCGCCCTGGACACGCCCACCAGCGGCACGCTGATCGTCGCGGGCCAGGAGCTCTCCGGACTCAAGGAATCGCAACTGTCCAAGCTGCGGCTGCACAGCATCGGCTTCATCTTCCAGTACTACAATTTGGTTCCCGTGCTCTCGGCTTTGGAAAACGTCGAGTTCGTGATGCTGCTCCAGGGAGTCCCGCGTGAGACGCGCCACGCCAAGTCGCGCGAGCTGCTCGAGCGCGTGGGTCTGGCCGAGCTGATCCAGCGCCGTCCCTCCGACATGTCCGGCGGACAGCAGCAGCGCGTGGCCGTGGCGCGTGCCATTGCCGCCAATCCCGAGCTGGTGTTGGCCGACGAGCCCACCGCCAATCTCGACCAGGCCACGGGCGCCTCGCTGCTCGACCTGATGGCCGAACTCAACCGCAACGAGGGCACGACCTTCATCTTCTCCAGCCACGATCCAATGGTGATGGAACGCTCCCACCGTCTGGTCACCCTGCGCGACGGCGCGATCATCGAGGACGAACGACGCGAATGA
- a CDS encoding alpha-L-arabinofuranosidase C-terminal domain-containing protein, with protein sequence MTDSTARVELGRPEGRAFRRDLLGHFIENMAKAIYRGGLMAQHGEERDVAGTRKRIVELLAATRPPLIRWPGGLFADGYDWRCGVGPLGSRKTTPNRYWRRYGPLLGARDPHTFGTLEFAALCQRVGADPYINVNLGTGTPEQAAAWAEYCTGDAASGEGARRADHGHPQPVPVKLWGIGNESYGFWALGHSDAETYARRYLEFVEAMDEVDHGGRYVAVGADLDWLDWNVRLFEIAGHKLDLLSIHTYLPSCNKPQHMRYSNMATGRRMLAILGSPEEFAARIDAITARIRSSLGDVPLRIALDEWGLWWWVTQSYRADWKMRDAVALAGTLHMLAARPQVELATYAQFINVLGLVRAWPGRVVPTAAYHVFQLYGRSARSLLVPTKVDGPCFDAPGIGVNQPRSSLPKLMALATCDEQGATTLFLINRDPEAPLTVELAGEALELGQGAVLLGGNGPLAANSARQPSAVRPRPIDWRPGNAVQIPPCSIAVLGVDDPEQFIS encoded by the coding sequence ATGACCGACTCGACGGCGAGGGTTGAGCTCGGCCGACCCGAGGGCCGCGCGTTTAGGCGCGATTTGCTGGGACACTTCATCGAGAACATGGCCAAGGCGATCTACCGCGGCGGTCTGATGGCCCAGCACGGCGAGGAGCGCGATGTCGCCGGAACCCGTAAGCGGATCGTCGAACTGCTGGCTGCGACGCGGCCACCGTTGATCCGCTGGCCCGGCGGGCTGTTCGCCGACGGCTACGATTGGCGTTGCGGCGTGGGGCCGCTTGGGTCGCGCAAAACCACGCCCAACCGTTATTGGCGGCGCTACGGACCGCTGCTGGGCGCACGCGATCCGCACACCTTCGGAACACTCGAGTTCGCCGCGCTGTGTCAGCGCGTTGGCGCGGATCCGTACATCAACGTCAACCTGGGCACGGGCACGCCCGAACAGGCCGCGGCCTGGGCCGAGTACTGCACGGGCGACGCCGCAAGCGGGGAGGGCGCGCGCCGTGCGGATCACGGTCATCCCCAGCCCGTGCCGGTCAAGCTCTGGGGCATCGGCAACGAGAGCTACGGCTTCTGGGCCCTGGGGCACAGCGACGCTGAGACCTACGCCCGGCGCTATCTGGAGTTCGTCGAGGCGATGGATGAGGTCGATCACGGCGGGCGCTACGTGGCCGTGGGAGCCGACTTGGACTGGCTGGATTGGAACGTGCGGCTGTTCGAAATCGCGGGGCACAAGCTGGACCTACTCTCGATCCACACCTATCTGCCCTCGTGCAACAAGCCGCAGCACATGCGTTACAGCAACATGGCTACCGGTCGACGGATGCTGGCGATACTCGGCTCGCCCGAGGAGTTCGCCGCGCGCATCGACGCGATCACCGCGCGCATCCGCAGCTCGCTGGGCGATGTGCCGCTGCGCATCGCCCTGGACGAGTGGGGCCTGTGGTGGTGGGTCACTCAGAGCTATCGCGCCGACTGGAAAATGCGTGACGCCGTGGCCCTGGCCGGTACGCTGCACATGCTGGCCGCGCGGCCGCAGGTCGAGCTGGCGACTTACGCGCAGTTCATCAACGTGCTCGGGCTGGTCCGCGCCTGGCCCGGACGCGTGGTGCCGACCGCGGCCTATCACGTGTTTCAGCTCTACGGACGGTCGGCCCGTTCGTTGTTGGTTCCGACCAAAGTCGATGGACCGTGCTTCGACGCGCCGGGGATCGGCGTCAACCAACCGCGCAGCAGCCTGCCCAAACTAATGGCTCTGGCCACTTGCGATGAGCAAGGCGCCACAACGCTGTTTTTAATCAACCGCGATCCGGAAGCTCCGTTGACCGTGGAACTCGCGGGCGAGGCGCTCGAGCTGGGGCAGGGTGCGGTGTTGCTCGGCGGCAACGGACCTCTGGCCGCGAACAGCGCTCGTCAGCCATCGGCGGTCAGGCCGCGGCCGATCGATTGGCGGCCGGGCAATGCAGTGCAGATCCCGCCGTGCTCCATTGCCGTACTCGGGGTCGACGATCCCGAACAGTTCATCAGTTAA
- a CDS encoding ATP-binding protein — translation MGLGDGTITDNDHYERPDLVPEDRPIVGRGSAHRGRARSAVYSLSMRITLSMLVLAAIPLLLLWYIDQQRLSLISPVVQTETQGYAERTAAIASGSVSTFVRQAVDSWAKDQANELSVWLRTHPLTDPSDKQALNDLRSMAVQPFWGEGITWIYDRSGRVIFHPNRSLEGRSLSELEGVCTGLNEVARVDLESPTNGEIRCEGKPNILAVAPVANTDYLMAAMLPRQYLDDAQDNVRNNTTQFREVIESRMAFVTNDIRRRGTAYISVAFALIALFAILLARTIVKPIRRLTDLMTSPHGGKLVVDPNLKTRDEIGELARAFEKMAGDLVRSRDELMRREETIARANTEIMRLNLDLEAKVQERTRRLEKALEELKSLDKSKDDFISLVSHEMRTPLTSISAYTEALISGGVARNWDQQKSFLTIIFDEAERLTRLINDVLDISRMEAKRMPFNFKEINLASLVEKAVLNNRKTAENKNISLKYKISYDRPELSQVYADYDRTMQVVTNLLSNALKYTPEGGRVRVSLGVERKVDRHGKARRMSKVTVADNGMGIPEADKERVFEKFGQIDSVDYHHEGSGLGLAIARLIVEEHGGILGFTSKLGEGSMFYFTLPLTKDDRLDGEG, via the coding sequence TTGGGACTGGGGGATGGAACAATAACCGACAACGACCATTACGAGCGGCCGGACCTGGTGCCCGAGGATCGACCGATAGTCGGTCGAGGGTCTGCCCATCGCGGCCGGGCGCGCAGCGCGGTCTATTCGTTGAGCATGCGCATCACGCTCTCGATGCTCGTGTTGGCAGCGATCCCGCTGCTGCTGCTGTGGTACATCGACCAGCAGCGGCTGAGCCTGATCAGCCCCGTGGTACAGACCGAGACCCAGGGCTACGCCGAGCGCACGGCGGCCATCGCCAGCGGCTCGGTGTCGACCTTCGTGCGCCAGGCGGTCGACAGCTGGGCCAAGGATCAGGCCAACGAGCTCAGCGTGTGGCTTAGAACTCATCCGCTGACCGATCCTTCCGACAAGCAGGCCCTCAATGATCTGCGCAGCATGGCCGTGCAACCGTTCTGGGGCGAGGGTATCACCTGGATTTACGATCGTTCGGGTCGCGTGATATTTCATCCGAACAGAAGTCTCGAGGGCAGATCACTGAGCGAACTCGAGGGGGTCTGCACCGGACTCAACGAGGTCGCCCGCGTTGATCTGGAAAGCCCGACCAACGGCGAAATCCGCTGTGAGGGCAAGCCGAACATCCTGGCAGTGGCGCCGGTTGCGAACACCGATTATTTAATGGCGGCGATGCTGCCGCGCCAGTACCTCGACGACGCCCAAGATAATGTGCGCAACAACACTACCCAGTTCCGCGAGGTGATCGAAAGCCGGATGGCCTTCGTGACCAACGACATCCGCCGTCGCGGCACCGCTTACATCTCGGTGGCCTTCGCGCTGATAGCGCTGTTCGCAATTTTACTGGCGCGGACGATAGTCAAGCCGATTCGTCGGCTGACCGATCTGATGACCAGCCCTCACGGCGGGAAGCTGGTGGTCGATCCCAACCTGAAGACGCGCGATGAGATCGGCGAGCTGGCGCGGGCGTTTGAGAAGATGGCCGGTGACTTGGTGCGCTCGCGCGACGAGCTGATGCGGCGCGAGGAGACGATCGCTCGAGCCAACACCGAGATCATGCGGCTTAACCTCGATCTGGAGGCCAAGGTCCAGGAGCGCACCCGCCGGCTGGAGAAAGCGCTGGAAGAGCTCAAGAGCCTGGACAAGTCCAAGGACGACTTCATCAGTCTGGTCTCGCACGAGATGCGCACGCCGTTGACTTCGATTTCGGCCTACACCGAGGCGCTGATCTCCGGCGGCGTGGCCCGGAACTGGGACCAGCAGAAGTCGTTTCTGACGATCATCTTCGACGAGGCCGAACGTCTGACGCGGCTGATCAACGACGTGCTCGACATCAGCCGCATGGAAGCCAAGCGCATGCCGTTTAACTTCAAGGAGATCAACCTCGCCTCGCTGGTTGAGAAGGCGGTGCTCAACAACCGCAAAACCGCAGAGAACAAGAACATCAGTCTTAAGTACAAGATCTCCTACGATCGACCGGAGCTCAGCCAGGTCTACGCCGACTACGACCGGACCATGCAGGTGGTGACCAACCTGCTGTCCAATGCGCTGAAGTACACGCCCGAGGGCGGACGGGTACGCGTCAGCCTGGGCGTCGAGCGCAAGGTCGATCGTCACGGCAAGGCGCGACGAATGTCCAAAGTAACAGTGGCGGACAACGGCATGGGTATCCCCGAGGCCGATAAAGAGCGGGTCTTCGAGAAATTCGGTCAGATCGACAGCGTCGACTACCACCACGAGGGCTCGGGCCTGGGATTGGCGATCGCCCGCTTGATCGTCGAAGAGCACGGCGGGATTCTGGGATTTACCAGCAAGCTTGGAGAGGGAAGCATGTTCTACTTCACGCTTCCGCTGACCAAAGATGACCGACTCGACGGCGAGGGTTGA
- a CDS encoding MBL fold metallo-hydrolase, with amino-acid sequence MRITWIGAAGLIIEHEGATLLIDPYITRPGKLQIALCKLRPDIQRIERFVAGLSNVQGMLVGHTHLDHALDIPDLLERIDCKAVGGASLRNLLRAAGLPDERMFSITGGETLELGPFSVRPLVSRHGKAVLNRVPIPGEIDERFKLPAHFTAYKHGEVWSFMVSAGGRTLFHQGSADLVERSLEGCSADAVFCCVPGWKRRPELPQILLERLDPQIVVPFHFDDFSGFKLEGPIPYDQVRRVPGMDPEELISRFRELRPEIEFRRIGIMQPWDWGMEQ; translated from the coding sequence TTGCGCATCACCTGGATCGGAGCGGCAGGGCTGATTATCGAACACGAGGGCGCCACGCTGTTGATTGACCCTTACATCACCAGACCGGGCAAACTACAGATCGCACTTTGCAAGCTGCGGCCCGATATCCAGCGCATCGAGCGTTTCGTAGCGGGATTGTCCAACGTGCAGGGGATGCTGGTCGGGCACACGCATTTGGACCATGCGCTGGACATCCCCGATCTGCTCGAGCGCATCGACTGCAAGGCGGTTGGCGGGGCCAGCCTGCGAAACCTGCTGCGGGCTGCGGGACTGCCGGACGAGCGCATGTTCTCGATCACAGGGGGCGAGACCCTCGAGCTTGGGCCGTTCAGCGTTCGGCCGCTGGTCAGCCGCCACGGCAAGGCGGTGCTCAACCGCGTGCCGATACCCGGCGAGATCGACGAGCGCTTCAAGCTGCCGGCGCATTTTACCGCCTACAAGCACGGCGAGGTCTGGTCGTTCATGGTCAGCGCCGGCGGCCGTACGCTGTTTCATCAGGGGAGCGCCGACCTGGTCGAGCGATCCCTCGAGGGCTGCTCGGCCGACGCCGTGTTCTGCTGCGTACCCGGCTGGAAGCGTAGGCCGGAGCTGCCGCAGATTTTACTCGAACGCCTCGATCCGCAGATCGTAGTGCCGTTCCATTTTGACGATTTCTCCGGCTTCAAGCTCGAGGGCCCGATCCCCTACGATCAAGTGCGGCGCGTTCCCGGGATGGACCCCGAGGAGTTGATCAGCCGCTTTCGCGAGCTGCGGCCGGAGATCGAGTTTCGCCGTATCGGCATCATGCAACCTTGGGACTGGGGGATGGAACAATAA
- a CDS encoding TrmJ/YjtD family RNA methyltransferase, whose translation MNSGSLDRFRVVLVEPVGAGNVGSVARAMRNFGFGSLTLLRPVCDVMGDEARKMALGGLDLIRDAQYPRDLSEALGSYTVTAAFTRRQGRGRRTTENLREFAERMAKLGSEQQVALVFGREDRGLTTDETNLCQHLVMIPSNPDYGSLNLAQSVVVTLYELTQSLVEQPLLKVHKLASHREVRGMYNDLHDVLQRSGFLAHGNPERTMTAIARMIGRSEPSSREVKIVRGALRDLRWYVRKVAAGEKPPLDSEEED comes from the coding sequence GTGAACAGCGGAAGCCTGGACCGTTTTCGTGTAGTGCTGGTCGAGCCCGTTGGCGCGGGAAACGTCGGCTCTGTGGCACGGGCGATGCGCAACTTCGGCTTCGGCAGTCTGACGCTGCTGCGGCCGGTGTGCGACGTGATGGGCGACGAGGCGCGCAAGATGGCCCTGGGCGGCCTGGACCTGATCCGCGACGCCCAGTATCCGCGCGACCTGAGTGAAGCGCTGGGGTCGTACACGGTCACCGCGGCGTTCACGCGGCGCCAAGGGCGCGGCCGCCGTACAACTGAAAACCTGCGCGAGTTCGCCGAGCGCATGGCAAAACTGGGATCGGAGCAGCAGGTCGCGCTGGTCTTCGGCCGCGAGGATCGCGGGCTGACCACAGACGAGACCAACCTCTGTCAGCACCTGGTGATGATTCCGTCCAACCCCGATTACGGTTCGCTGAACCTGGCGCAGTCGGTGGTGGTGACTCTCTACGAGCTGACCCAGTCGCTGGTCGAGCAGCCGTTGCTCAAGGTCCATAAACTCGCCTCGCACCGAGAGGTGCGCGGGATGTACAATGATCTGCACGATGTACTCCAGCGCAGCGGATTTCTGGCCCACGGCAACCCCGAGCGCACGATGACGGCCATCGCCAGGATGATCGGGCGTAGCGAGCCCAGCTCGCGCGAGGTCAAGATCGTGCGCGGAGCCCTGCGCGACCTGCGCTGGTACGTAAGAAAGGTGGCGGCGGGCGAAAAGCCGCCGTTGGACAGCGAAGAGGAGGACTGA